The Nesterenkonia xinjiangensis genome contains a region encoding:
- a CDS encoding phosphoglyceromutase produces the protein MSYDLILLRHGQSDWNQKNLFTGWVDVPLTEQGRAEAARGGELLAENDLLPDVVHTSLLQRAITTAHLSLEAADRLWIPVKRDWRLNERHYGALQGKDKSQVREEYGDEQFMTWRRSYDTPPPELDADDEFSQIGDPRYAALGDAAPRTECLADVVERFLPYWEAEVIPDLKAGKTVLLAAHGNSLRALVKYLDGISDEDIAGLNIPTGIPLHYQLDEDFTPVTAGGTYLDPEAAKDAIQAVANQGKK, from the coding sequence ATGAGCTATGACCTCATTCTGCTCCGCCACGGACAGAGCGACTGGAACCAGAAGAACCTCTTCACCGGCTGGGTGGACGTGCCGCTGACCGAGCAGGGCCGTGCCGAGGCCGCCCGGGGCGGTGAGCTGCTCGCCGAGAACGACCTGCTGCCCGACGTGGTCCACACCTCGCTGCTGCAGCGCGCCATCACCACCGCTCACCTCTCGCTGGAGGCCGCCGACCGCCTGTGGATCCCGGTCAAGCGCGACTGGCGTCTCAACGAGCGCCACTACGGCGCGCTGCAGGGCAAGGACAAGTCCCAGGTCCGTGAGGAGTACGGCGACGAGCAGTTCATGACCTGGCGCCGCTCCTACGACACTCCGCCGCCCGAGCTCGACGCCGACGACGAGTTCTCACAGATCGGGGATCCCCGCTACGCGGCCCTCGGGGACGCCGCCCCGCGCACCGAGTGCCTGGCCGACGTCGTCGAGCGTTTCCTGCCCTACTGGGAGGCGGAGGTGATCCCGGACCTGAAGGCGGGGAAGACGGTGCTGCTGGCCGCGCACGGCAACTCGCTGCGCGCCCTGGTGAAGTACCTGGACGGCATCAGCGACGAGGACATCGCGGGGCTGAACATCCCCACCGGCATCCCGCTGCACTACCAGCTGGACGAGGACTTCACACCTGTGACGGCCGGTGGCACCTACCTGGACCCGGAGGCCGCGAAGGACGCCATCCAGGCGGTCGCGAACCAGGGCAAGAAGTGA
- a CDS encoding DUF2516 family protein: MSGIWYTVLISEVYLFLAFAVVCLIVAGLALVKCLPKNAQRFDIAFKRTKGFWLGMTGGAALLCLFGVYSQLFGGPFGFLFPVIGATMAAVYLADVDPAVSE, from the coding sequence ATGTCCGGAATCTGGTACACCGTCCTCATCTCCGAGGTCTATCTGTTCCTCGCCTTCGCCGTCGTCTGCCTCATCGTGGCTGGCCTGGCGTTGGTGAAATGTCTGCCGAAGAACGCCCAGCGCTTCGACATCGCGTTCAAGCGCACCAAGGGCTTCTGGCTGGGTATGACCGGCGGTGCGGCGCTGCTCTGCCTGTTCGGCGTCTACTCCCAGCTCTTCGGCGGCCCGTTCGGCTTCCTGTTCCCGGTGATCGGGGCGACCATGGCCGCCGTCTATCTGGCCGACGTGGACCCCGCAGTCTCCGAGTGA
- a CDS encoding trans-sulfuration enzyme family protein, translating to MTDERTYLVSGGRGAHQEGAPVNPPVDFTSTYRYRPGAENRWDYAREGVPSWAPLEELLAHLEAGTRQGHRGHGFVTTAEEHPVAVLPGLLFSSGMAAISAVTHLLPPGGHLILPRHSYMGFSSLAQQMADRGLLTLHRVDIAETEAVKTTIADVATLAQAQDSPVMLWVESPTNPMLEVADLPALLAEAKRRGLITVVDNTFATPLRQQPLKHGADVVVHSVTKFLAGHSDLIMGAAITADEELHRRLHEHRTLHGAIPGPMEVFLALRGVRTLAVRLDAAESNAGELARRFAALLGTGETQLRGVRYPGLDTHPQHSRAAAQLGGFGAILTIELPDGDTADAVLENLSLWTPATSLGGVESLAERRRRHATEPDTVPDGLIRLSVGIEHVDDLYADLLHALRLVASENRDENG from the coding sequence GTGACTGACGAACGTACCTACCTCGTGTCCGGGGGCCGCGGAGCCCACCAGGAGGGTGCCCCGGTGAACCCGCCGGTGGACTTCACCTCCACCTACCGTTATCGACCCGGTGCGGAGAACCGCTGGGACTATGCCCGCGAAGGGGTGCCGTCCTGGGCGCCCCTGGAGGAGCTGCTGGCCCACCTGGAGGCCGGCACCCGGCAGGGGCACCGCGGGCACGGATTCGTCACCACCGCGGAGGAGCACCCGGTCGCGGTGCTGCCGGGGCTGCTGTTCTCCTCCGGCATGGCGGCGATCTCCGCCGTCACCCACCTGCTCCCCCCGGGAGGTCACCTGATCCTGCCCCGGCACAGCTACATGGGATTCTCCTCCCTGGCCCAGCAGATGGCCGATCGCGGGCTGCTCACCCTGCACCGGGTGGACATCGCCGAGACCGAGGCGGTGAAGACCACCATCGCCGACGTCGCCACCCTCGCCCAGGCGCAGGACTCCCCGGTGATGCTCTGGGTCGAGTCCCCGACGAACCCGATGCTGGAGGTCGCGGATCTGCCGGCGCTGCTGGCCGAGGCCAAGCGGCGTGGGCTGATCACGGTGGTGGACAACACCTTCGCCACGCCGCTGCGTCAGCAGCCGCTGAAGCACGGGGCCGACGTCGTCGTCCACTCGGTGACGAAGTTCCTCGCGGGTCATTCGGACCTCATCATGGGCGCAGCGATCACCGCCGATGAGGAGCTGCACCGGAGGCTGCATGAGCACCGCACGCTGCACGGCGCGATCCCCGGGCCCATGGAGGTCTTCCTCGCGCTGCGCGGGGTCCGCACCCTGGCGGTCCGGCTCGACGCCGCAGAGTCCAACGCCGGAGAGCTGGCCCGCCGCTTCGCCGCGCTGCTGGGCACGGGGGAGACCCAGCTGCGCGGCGTGCGCTACCCAGGTCTGGACACCCACCCCCAGCATTCGCGCGCCGCCGCCCAGCTGGGCGGGTTCGGCGCCATCCTGACCATCGAGCTTCCCGACGGCGACACCGCCGACGCGGTGCTGGAGAACCTGAGCCTATGGACTCCGGCCACCAGCCTCGGGGGAGTGGAGTCGCTCGCGGAGCGGCGACGTCGCCACGCCACCGAGCCTGACACGGTGCCCGACGGGCTCATCCGTCTCTCGGTGGGCATCGAGCATGTGGACGACCTCTATGCGGACCTGCTGCACGCTCTGCGGCTGGTCGCCTCGGAAAACCGCGACGAGAACGGATAA
- the tmk gene encoding dTMP kinase, with protein MTETKPSSTRGAFIVVEGGDGAGKTTQLDLLESWLRSRDVDCERTREPGGTPVGERIRSLVLEHGQGEVDPRTEALLFAASRAAHVVQRIGPALEAGSAVLCDRYVDSSVAYQGVGRGLGAEKIAELNGWATTGLQADLTILLDVDPTVSHQRRAGRDGGPGDRMESADDAFRTRIREAFLSRAAGEPERYLVIDAAQDPDAVHRQIRARVAALLPAGTGLATQEAPDD; from the coding sequence GTGACAGAGACCAAGCCCAGCAGCACCCGCGGCGCCTTCATCGTCGTCGAGGGCGGCGACGGCGCCGGCAAGACCACGCAGCTGGATCTGCTCGAGTCCTGGCTGCGATCCCGCGACGTCGACTGCGAGCGCACCCGCGAGCCCGGAGGCACCCCTGTCGGCGAGCGAATCCGCTCTCTGGTGCTGGAGCACGGGCAGGGCGAGGTGGACCCGCGCACCGAGGCGCTGCTCTTCGCCGCCTCCCGCGCCGCGCACGTGGTCCAGCGGATCGGCCCCGCGCTGGAGGCCGGCTCCGCGGTGCTCTGTGACCGCTACGTGGACTCCTCCGTCGCCTATCAGGGCGTGGGCCGCGGGCTGGGTGCCGAGAAGATCGCCGAGCTCAACGGCTGGGCGACCACCGGGCTGCAGGCCGATCTGACGATCCTCCTGGACGTGGACCCGACGGTGTCCCATCAGCGCCGCGCCGGCCGCGACGGTGGGCCTGGTGATCGCATGGAATCCGCCGACGACGCCTTCCGCACCCGCATCCGTGAGGCCTTCCTCTCCCGGGCGGCCGGTGAGCCGGAACGCTATCTGGTGATCGACGCCGCCCAGGACCCCGACGCTGTGCACCGGCAGATCCGCGCCCGTGTGGCCGCGCTGCTGCCCGCCGGCACGGGGCTGGCCACCCAGGAGGCGCCCGATGACTGA
- a CDS encoding DNA polymerase III subunit delta', with the protein MTESPVVSPETGHAENGSSASTDPTGVFGELVGQEPVVDQLRRAVTSSAPAHAWLFTGPPGSGRSNAARAFAAALNCEVESPAGRGCGSCRTCRLIITGAHPSVKLVSTENVTYRIEDIRELVTTAQDRPQGTRWRVIVVEDADRMTERATNVLLKAIEEPPPHTIWVLCAPSPADVLVTIRSRCRMVSLRIPPAEAVARLLVARDGLNAQQAHFAARVSQNHVGVARRLARDPEVRSRRENVVTLPLRVRTSTDAVQAAGKLVEMTQADAESAAEARLAQEQAALRRSLGLDVEEKIPPKLRSQFKRLEEENTRRAKRAVADSLDRALIDLTAVYRDVLSLKLSAGVELINDHLRAELTDYAENLSPEHALGCLDAISAARMRIGQNVPPLLAMEALMMSFLSVEDHRR; encoded by the coding sequence ATGACTGAGAGCCCTGTGGTCAGCCCGGAGACCGGGCACGCCGAGAACGGCAGCTCTGCCTCGACGGATCCCACCGGCGTCTTCGGCGAGCTCGTCGGTCAGGAACCCGTGGTGGACCAGCTGCGCCGCGCAGTGACCTCCAGCGCCCCGGCCCATGCCTGGCTGTTCACCGGCCCGCCGGGTTCGGGCCGCTCCAATGCCGCCCGGGCCTTCGCGGCCGCGCTGAACTGCGAGGTCGAATCCCCCGCGGGGCGGGGCTGCGGGAGCTGCCGCACGTGTCGGCTCATCATCACCGGGGCCCACCCCTCGGTGAAGCTGGTCTCCACGGAGAACGTCACCTACCGCATCGAGGACATCCGCGAGCTGGTGACCACCGCCCAGGATCGGCCGCAGGGAACCCGTTGGCGGGTGATCGTCGTCGAGGACGCCGATCGGATGACCGAGCGTGCCACCAATGTGCTGCTGAAGGCCATCGAGGAGCCGCCTCCGCACACCATCTGGGTGCTCTGCGCCCCCAGCCCTGCCGATGTGCTGGTCACGATCCGCTCCCGATGCCGGATGGTCAGCCTGCGCATCCCCCCGGCCGAGGCGGTCGCCCGGCTGCTGGTGGCGCGGGACGGGCTCAACGCCCAGCAGGCCCACTTCGCCGCCCGGGTCTCGCAGAACCATGTCGGCGTCGCCCGCCGGCTCGCCCGCGATCCGGAGGTGCGCAGCCGGCGGGAGAACGTGGTGACCCTGCCGCTGCGGGTGCGCACCTCCACCGACGCCGTCCAGGCCGCAGGGAAGCTCGTGGAGATGACTCAGGCCGATGCCGAGTCCGCGGCCGAGGCGCGGCTCGCCCAGGAGCAGGCCGCACTGCGCAGGTCCCTCGGGCTCGACGTGGAGGAGAAGATCCCGCCGAAGCTGCGCAGCCAGTTCAAGCGCCTCGAGGAGGAGAACACGCGTCGGGCCAAGCGCGCCGTTGCCGACTCCCTGGACCGGGCGCTGATCGACCTGACCGCTGTCTACCGAGACGTGCTGAGCCTCAAGCTCTCCGCCGGCGTCGAACTCATCAACGACCATCTGCGCGCCGAGCTGACCGACTACGCCGAGAACCTGAGCCCCGAGCACGCGCTGGGGTGCCTGGACGCGATCAGCGCCGCCCGCATGCGGATCGGGCAGAACGTACCACCGCTGCTGGCCATGGAGGCGCTGATGATGTCCTTCCTGTCCGTCGAGGACCACCGACGCTGA